Proteins encoded within one genomic window of Glycine soja cultivar W05 chromosome 1, ASM419377v2, whole genome shotgun sequence:
- the LOC114424021 gene encoding uncharacterized protein LOC114424021: MASTTPSADSASADEVTAKAVHKRYQGLLTVRTKAIKGKGAWYWPHLEPMLLHNTETGLPKAVKLRCSLCDAVFSASNPSRTASEHLKRGTCPNFNSAAKPVSSVSPSPAAAMAVSPPSSPTNHNHHHRKRNSASSYDAPPPPVVDPSRFFGELTYAPPRQQPHLVLSGGKDDLGALAMLEDSVKKLKSPKTSPGPTLTKTQIDSAFDYLADWVYESCGSVSFSALEHPKFRAFLNQVGLPTVSIRELTGSRLEAKFEEAKADSESRIRDALFFQVASVGWKRKVKKYCEEKLVNMSVNLPNGTSLHRRTVLVTGSAPSNYAEEVLWETVTGICGNVVQQCVGIVADKFKNKALRNLENRNPWMVNLFCQYQGFNSLITDFNKELSIFSTVTQNCVKLVSFINFKSKVRSSFDKCQQLEYGHARLLRMPLPSLEFESFDTVYAMMEDVLSSFRALQLVLLDENFKMATIEDLNAREVGDMIRDVGFWNDLEAVHSLVKLVEEMVQEIETERPLVGQCLPLWGELRARVKDWCSKFHVAEGAVEKVIEKRFKKNYHPAWAAAYILDPLYLVRDTSGKYLPPFNYLTLEQEKDVDKLITRLVSRDEAHIVLMELMKWRTQGLDPVYARAVQMKERDPVTGKIRIVNPQSSRLVWETYLTEFKSLGRVAVRLIFLHATSRGFKCNWSSWRWECSQGNSRAALDRAHKLIFIAAHSKLERKDFSGDEEKDAELLSLANGEDDVLNEVFVETSTA; the protein is encoded by the coding sequence ATGGCGAGTACCACACCCTCTGCTGACTCTGCTTCAGCAGATGAAGTTACCGCAAAAGCCGTTCACAAGCGCTACCAAGGGTTGCTCACGGTTCGAACCAAAGCTATAAAGGGCAAAGGAGCTTGGTATTGGCCGCACCTGGAACCCATGTTGCTGCACAACACCGAAACGGGCCTCCCCAAAGCGGTTAAACTCAGGTGCTCCCTATGCGACGCCGTTTTTTCCGCTTCCAATCCTTCACGCACCGCTTCTGAGCATCTCAAGCGCGGAACCTGCCCCAATTTTAATTCCGCTGCCAAACCAGTCTCCTCCGTCTCCCCCTCCCCCGCCGCCGCCATGGCCGTCTCGCCGCCATCCTCTCCGACCAaccacaaccaccaccaccgcAAGAGAAATTCCGCTTCGTCGTACGACGCGCCTCCGCCGCCGGTGGTGGACCCGTCGCGATTCTTCGGGGAGCTCACGTACGCGCCGCCGCGGCAACAACCACATTTGGTGTTATCCGGTGGAAAGGACGATTTGGGAGCTTTGGCTATGTTGGAGGACAGTGTGAAGAAGTTAAAGAGTCCCAAAACTTCACCTGGTCCAACTCTAACCAAAACTCAAATCGATAGCGCCTTCGATTATCTCGCTGATTGGGTCTACGAGTCTTGTGGCTCTGTCTCTTTCTCCGCTCTTGAGCACCCCAAGTTCAGAGCGTTTCTCAACCAGGTTGGGTTGCCAACAGTGTCTATCAGAGAGCTCACTGGAAGTAGATTGGAAGCGAAGTTCGAAGAAGCTAAAGCAGATTCAGAATCGCGAATCAGAGATGCTTTGTTCTTTCAAGTAGCCTCGGTGGGGTGGAAAAGGAAGGTGAAGAAGTACTGTGAAGAGAAGTTGGTTAACATGAGCGTGAATCTCCCCAATGGGACCAGTTTGCACAGAAGGACAGTGTTAGTTACAGGTTCTGCTCCTTCCAATTATGCAGAAGAGGTTTTGTGGGAGACAGTAACCGGCATTTGTGGGAATGTCGTGCAACAATGTGTTGGTATAGTTGCGGACAAGTTTAAGAACAAGGCCTTGAGAAACTTGGAGAATCGAAACCCTTGGATGGTTAACCTTTTTTGTCAGTATCAAGGCTTCAATAGTTTGATCACGGACTTCAACAAGGAGCTCTCAATATTTAGCACCGTTACACAGAATTGTGTCAAGCTCGTGAGTTTCATCAATTTCAAGTCCAAAGTGAGGAGTAGTTTTGACAAGTGCCAACAGCTGGAGTACGGGCACGCCCGGTTGCTCCGAATGCCATTGCCCTCGCTCGAGTTTGAGTCTTTTGACACTGTGTATGCAATGATGGAGGATGTGTTGAGTTCGTTTCGTGCGTTGCAGTTGGTGCTGTTGGATGAGAACTTCAAAATGGCGACAATTGAAGACCTGAATGCGAGGGAAGTCGGGGACATGATTCGAGATGTGGGGTTTTGGAATGATTTGGAGGCGGTGCATTCGTTGGTTAAGTTGGTGGAGGAGATGGTTCAAGAGATTGAGACAGAGAGGCCTCTTGTAGGGCAATGCCTTCCCCTTTGGGGAGAGTTAAGGGCAAGAGTGAAGGATTGGTGCTCCAAATTCCATGTTGCAGAAGGAGCAGTAGAGAAAGTCATTGAGAAACGGTTCAAGAAAAACTACCATCCTGCTTGGGCTGCGGCTTACATTCTTGACCCGCTTTATTTGGTTAGGGACACGAGTGGCAAGTATCTTCCACCGTTTAATTACTTGACGCTGGAACAGGAGAAGGACGTGGACAAGCTCATAACAAGGCTTGTGTCAAGGGATGAGGCTCATATTGTGTTAATGGAATTAATGAAATGGAGAACACAAGGGCTTGATCCTGTGTATGCTCGTGCTGTGCAGATGAAGGAAAGAGATCCTGTTACTGGGAAAATAAGGATTGTGAATCCACAAAGTAGTAGACTTGTGTGGGAGACTTATCTCACTGAGTTTAAGTCCTTGGGAAGAGTTGCAGTTAGGCTGATTTTCCTTCATGCAACCTCGCGTGGCTTCAAATGTAATTGGTCTTCGTGGAGATGGGAGTGTAGCCAAGGAAATTCCAGAGCAGCACTAGATAGGGCGCACAAGTTGATATTTATTGCAGCTCATTCCAAATTGGAAAGAAAGGATTTTTCCGGTGATGAAGAGAAGGATGCAGAGTTGCTTAGCTTGGCAAATGGTGAGGATGATGTGCTAAACGAGGTTTTTGTGGAGACATCCACAGCGTGA
- the LOC114424028 gene encoding uncharacterized protein At4g22758-like gives MSQRRSSPVVVARKNKPPHPSPSPRRRTKSKSRPIKILKRCSSAPLLSRRDNDDGDVDLDGDDHYSRTSGGGSFFRPKTFSDAFLSSPSPFSSPRIHTKQIIKGYKYDKEAKVVVNVTVEGSPGPVQTMVKLGSSVEDTIKRVVDKYTEEGRSPQIDANMASSFQLHHSYFSLHSLDKSEVIADVGSRSFYLRKNNDASSTLTSSFHWGSAPELATHTSTPSIANPPLLIPSFIARRICKIVRRAHRLWKILVCSQ, from the exons ATGTCTCAACGGAGAAGTTCGCCGGTGGTTGTCGCCCGGAAGAATAAGCCGCCGCATCCGTCGCCGTCGCCCCGTCGTAGGACGAAGAGCAAGTCGAGGCCTATCAAGATCCTGAAGCGCTGTTCGTCGGCGCCTCTACTTTCACGCCGTGATAACGACGATGGTGACGTTGACCTTGACGGTGACGACCATTATTCGAGGACGAGCGGAGGAGGCTCGTTTTTCCGCCCTAAAACCTTTTCGGATGCCTTTCTGTCTtccccttctcccttttcctctCCACGGATTCACACCAAACAG ATAATAAAGGGGTACAAGTACGACAAAGAAGCAAAGGTGGTAGTTAATGTGACCGTTGAGGGAAGTCCAGGGCCAGTCCAAACGATGGTTAAACTGGGGTCCAGTGTGGAGGATACTATCAAGCGTGTGGTCGATAAATATACAGAAGAAGGCAGGAGCCCCCAGATCGATGCTAATATGGCTTCTTCATTCCAATTGCATCACTCCTATTTCAGTCTCCATA GTTTGGACAAATCAGAAGTCATTGCGGATGTGGGTAGTAGAAGTTTTTATCTGCGGAAGAATAATGATGCATCATCTACTTtgacttcttcatttcattggGGAAGTGCTCCCGAATTAGCCACACATACTTCCACTCCATCCATAGCAAATCCTCCGTTGTTGATCCCATCTTTCATTGCCCGCAGGATTTGCAAAATTGTCAGAAGAGCTCACCGCCTTTGGAAGATTTTGGTTTGCTCTCAGTGA
- the LOC114424035 gene encoding uncharacterized protein LOC114424035 has protein sequence MGGIVSTPRTHKFPLPTMETCDYVRPSKLLLNVTIENSLGAIQVLLSPEDTVADLVNAALLIYEKEKRRPLLKDTDPKCYDLHYSPYTLQSLKPNEKLKNLGSRNFFLRLKPLASFS, from the exons ATGGGTGGAATCGTCTCTACTCCTCGGACACACAAGTTTCCGTTGCCGACCATGGAAACTTGTGACTATGTTCGGCCATCGAAACTTCTACTAAATGTGACTATCGAGAACAGCTTGGGTGCAATACAGGTGCTGTTGTCGCCTGAAGACACCGTCGCCGATTTGGTAAATGCAGCGTTGCTAATTTAtgaaaaggagaagaggaggcCACTCTTGAAGGACACTGACCCAAAGTGCTACGACCTTCACTATTCCCCCTACACCCTCCAAA GTTTGAAGCCAAATGAGAAGTTGAAAAACTTGGGTTCAAGGAATTTCTTTCTCCGCTTGAAGCCTCTGGCCTCTTTTTCCTAG
- the LOC114424041 gene encoding protein cornichon homolog 4-like produces MADLFAWLISFFLLIALLVLVMYQLMCLADLEFDYINPYDSSARINMVVLPEYITQAVLCCFYLLTGHWIMALFCLPYLSLNLRLYRQGRHLVDVTEIFNLLSWEKKQRLVKLFYLVFTLFLSVFWMIYTSLD; encoded by the exons ATGGCTGATCTATTTGCATGGcttatctccttcttcctcctcaTTGCCTTACTTGTCCTCGTTATGTACCAG CTAATGTGCCTGGCAGACCTAGAATTTGATTATATAAATCCTTATGACTCTTCAGCTCGAATAAATATGGTGGTTTTGCCAGAATATATTACGCAAGCTGTCCTGTGCTGCTTCTACCTTCTTACCGGGCATTGGATTATGGCACTCTTCTGTCTTCCTTATCTTTCTCTCAATCTCCGATT GTATAGGCAAGGAAGGCATTTGGTTGATGTTACTGAGATATTCAACCTGCTCTCTTGGGAAAAGAAGCAACGGCTCGTCAAACTCTTCTATCTTGTTTTCACCCTTTTCCTCTCTGTATTTTG GATGATTTACACATCATTGGATTAG